CGGGACGGCGAGGTGCCAGGCCCCTGCCACCCCGAGGTCGCGGGCAAGGGCCTCGGCCGCGGGGACGAGGGGGATGCCGCCGCCCCAGGTCGACGACGCCATCTTGGTCACCGCAGCAACGAGGACGCCGCGGGAACGGGCGGTGTCGAGGATCTTTTTGAGGACAGGGCGGTGGCTCTCGTGGTCGACGCGCAGGGCGCCGTCAAGGAGGAGGACGTCGCCCCGATCGAGGGTCTCGGCGAGGCGGAGGGCCGTCCAGTACTCGAGGGTGTCCCTGAACGCGGCCGCGGCGCGGGAGCGGTTCTCGTTGTCAAGGGGTTCCCGGGGCGTGTCCTCGAAGCACTCCCTGTAGAGAGTTTCATAGGCCGTGTTCTTTTCTTCCGGCCCGATCCTGAAGGCCCGGAGGGACGTCTCCCCGGCATGGTCCCGCCGGCCGGCAAGGAACGTCGTCTCGACGGCACGGACGAGCACGACGGAGAAACTCCCGGTCTCAAGGACCATGGCATTGCTCCCGTCCACCGCGGCGACAGAGCCCCCAAAGCCCGTGCCGCAGGGAGAGAAGGAGGAGGCGTCGAAGCCGCCGGCCCGCGCAAAACGCGAGGCCATGTCTGCCGGGCGGATCTGCCCGAGATAACCGATGATGCCGGCGATGTCGCCCTCGTCAAGGGGGATCACCGGTCCGCCTCCTCGATGTGGCTCTCGGGGCCGGGCCCGAGTTCGACCCGCAAGGTCGTCTCGAACTCGTCCTGGACCTCGCCGACATGGGAGATGAGGAAGATCTGGGGGAAGTGCGCTTCCTGCGTCCTGAGGGCCCTGACCAGGTTGGCCCGTCTCTCTTCGTCCTGGCTGCCGAAGATCTCGTCGAATATCAGGACGGCGGGGTCGTGCATGCCCCGCATACCGGCGAGGTACCGGGATAGGGCGATGCGGAGGGCGATCGCGATATCGTCCTGCTCGCCCCCGGAGAAACGGTCGGCCGGGTAGTCTGCCCCCATGTCGTTGACCAGGAGGGTGAAGGTGTCGTCGAAGGAGACGGTGTCGTACCGGCCGTCGGTGATCTCGGCGAGCACCTCGCCGACAACCCCTTCGAGCTGGCCGCGCACGACGCCAAGGAGGTAGG
This window of the Methanofollis ethanolicus genome carries:
- a CDS encoding DNA double-strand break repair nuclease NurA: MIPLDEGDIAGIIGYLGQIRPADMASRFARAGGFDASSFSPCGTGFGGSVAAVDGSNAMVLETGSFSVVLVRAVETTFLAGRRDHAGETSLRAFRIGPEEKNTAYETLYRECFEDTPREPLDNENRSRAAAAFRDTLEYWTALRLAETLDRGDVLLLDGALRVDHESHRPVLKKILDTARSRGVLVAAVTKMASSTWGGGIPLVPAAEALARDLGVAGAWHLAVPPSVLDAERYRQWDFSATYVASLHPGSPRAFKVDLPAGTPPPAVRATFAALATYADDGRVTGYPFPLFDAHRFAAIGKDQVDMVRQALIRRMSETGMTNADFRAYFGDYHDTFASYR